A genomic window from Streptomyces sp. 846.5 includes:
- the leuC gene encoding 3-isopropylmalate dehydratase large subunit, producing MGRTLAEKVWDDHVVRRAEGEPDLLFIDLHLLHEVTSPQAFDGLRLAGRKVRRTDLTIATEDHNTPTLDIDKPIADPVSRIQLETLRANCAEFGVRLHSLGDVEQGVVHVVGPQLGLTQPGTTVVCGDSHTSTHGAFGALAFGIGTSQVEHVLATQTLPLAPFKTMAITVEGELSEGVTAKDLILAVIAKIGTGGGQGYVLEYRGSAIRSLSMEARMTICNMSIEAGARAGMIAPDQTTYAYLEGRDHAPKGGDWDDAVAYWNTLATDEDAVFDAEVFIDAAELTPFVTWGTNPGQGAPLSANVPDPASYQDPQERIAAENALRYMGLTAGTPLREVAVDAVFVGSCTNGRIEDLRAAAAVVEGRKVADGVRMLVVPGSVRVALQAIEEGLDKVFTAAGAEWRHAGCSMCLGMNPDQLAPGERCASTSNRNFEGRQGKGGRTHLVSPQVAAATAVLGHLASPSDLSDAQQLVEA from the coding sequence ATGGGACGCACACTCGCGGAGAAGGTCTGGGACGACCATGTCGTCAGGCGCGCCGAGGGCGAGCCGGACCTTCTCTTCATCGATCTGCACCTGCTCCACGAGGTGACCAGTCCGCAGGCGTTCGACGGGCTGCGGCTGGCCGGCCGGAAGGTCCGCCGCACCGACCTCACCATCGCCACCGAGGACCACAACACTCCCACGCTGGACATCGACAAGCCCATCGCCGACCCGGTCTCCCGGATCCAGCTGGAGACGCTGCGCGCCAACTGCGCGGAGTTCGGCGTCCGGCTGCACTCGCTGGGCGACGTGGAGCAGGGTGTGGTCCATGTCGTGGGGCCCCAGCTGGGTCTGACCCAGCCCGGCACCACGGTGGTCTGCGGCGACTCGCACACCTCCACCCACGGCGCTTTCGGGGCACTGGCGTTCGGCATCGGCACCAGCCAGGTCGAGCATGTGCTGGCCACCCAGACCCTGCCGCTGGCCCCCTTCAAGACCATGGCGATCACGGTCGAGGGCGAGCTGTCGGAGGGTGTGACCGCCAAGGACCTGATCCTGGCGGTGATCGCCAAGATCGGTACCGGCGGCGGCCAGGGCTACGTCCTGGAGTACCGCGGCTCGGCCATCCGCAGCCTCTCCATGGAGGCCCGGATGACCATCTGCAACATGTCGATCGAGGCCGGCGCCCGGGCGGGCATGATCGCCCCGGACCAGACCACCTACGCCTACCTGGAAGGCCGCGACCACGCCCCCAAGGGCGGCGACTGGGACGACGCGGTGGCCTACTGGAACACGCTGGCGACCGACGAGGACGCGGTGTTCGACGCCGAGGTCTTCATCGACGCCGCCGAGCTCACCCCCTTCGTCACCTGGGGCACCAACCCCGGCCAGGGCGCCCCGCTGAGCGCGAACGTGCCCGACCCGGCCTCCTACCAGGACCCGCAGGAGCGCATCGCCGCCGAGAACGCCCTGCGCTACATGGGCCTCACCGCCGGTACGCCGCTGCGCGAGGTCGCGGTGGACGCCGTCTTCGTCGGCTCCTGCACCAACGGCCGGATCGAGGACCTGCGCGCCGCCGCGGCCGTCGTCGAGGGCCGCAAGGTCGCCGACGGGGTACGGATGCTGGTCGTCCCCGGTTCGGTCCGGGTCGCCCTGCAGGCGATCGAGGAGGGCCTGGACAAGGTGTTCACCGCCGCAGGCGCCGAGTGGCGGCACGCGGGCTGTTCGATGTGCCTGGGCATGAACCCGGACCAGCTGGCCCCGGGCGAGCGCTGCGCCTCGACCTCCAACCGCAACTTCGAGGGCCGCCAGGGCAAGGGCGGACGGACCCACCTGGTCTCCCCGCAGGTGGCCGCCGCCACCGCCGTACTGGGCCACCTGGCCTCGCCGTCCGACCTGTCCGACGCCCAGCAGCTCGTGGAGGCCTGA
- the ndgR gene encoding IclR family transcriptional regulator NdgR → MDNSSGVGVLDKAALVLSALESGPATLAGLVAATGLARPTAHRLAVALEHHRLVTRDMQGRFILGPRLSELSAAAGEDRLLATAGPVLTHLRDVTGESAQLYRRQGDLRICVAAAERLSGLRDTVPVGSTLPMKAGSAAQVLLAWEEPERLHRGLQGARFTATALSGVRRRGWAQSIGEREPGVASVSAPVRGPSNRVVAAVSVSGPIERLSRHPGRLHAQAIIEAAGRLTEALRRA, encoded by the coding sequence ATGGACAACTCTAGTGGCGTCGGCGTTCTCGACAAGGCTGCTCTGGTGCTGAGCGCGCTGGAGTCAGGCCCCGCAACTCTGGCCGGACTGGTGGCCGCGACCGGACTGGCGCGTCCCACCGCGCACCGGCTGGCCGTCGCGTTGGAACACCACCGACTCGTGACCCGTGACATGCAGGGCCGTTTTATTCTCGGCCCCCGACTCTCAGAACTCTCGGCGGCGGCGGGTGAGGACCGGCTGCTGGCGACGGCGGGACCGGTGCTCACGCATCTGCGCGACGTCACCGGCGAGAGCGCCCAGCTCTACCGCCGCCAGGGTGACCTGCGCATCTGCGTGGCCGCGGCTGAGCGGCTGTCCGGGCTGCGGGACACCGTGCCGGTCGGCAGCACCCTGCCGATGAAGGCCGGCTCCGCCGCCCAGGTGCTGCTGGCCTGGGAGGAGCCGGAGCGGCTGCACCGCGGCCTGCAGGGCGCGCGGTTCACCGCGACGGCGCTGTCCGGGGTGCGGCGGCGCGGCTGGGCCCAGTCGATCGGCGAGCGCGAGCCCGGGGTGGCCTCGGTGTCGGCACCGGTGCGGGGGCCCTCCAACCGGGTGGTCGCCGCGGTGTCCGTCTCCGGACCGATCGAGCGGCTCTCCCGCCACCCTGGACGGCTGCACGCCCAGGCCATCATCGAGGCGGCGGGAAGGCTCACTGAGGCGCTACGGCGGGCTTGA
- a CDS encoding DUF6297 family protein, which produces MSVADGGVAPESAEPAEAEWTDWTDDTMALLRALRAPHRRSRAGQIGYTVYVGLMIVLAWGGMFSIGAFANASMGTDYTAHGAQLLAALPSGVCALSLGLILVVARDALWRGPVVAPRATVDWLLAQPMRPGPVLRPWFWTSCAVALVPGLLAAAASGVALGLMDRTGFLPAFGWALIGGVCVPLIATCCAVAVERYEAAARFVRRATPVVAVLVLLLVVQSGFAWNGHRSTLLERIEMWSGPWGWPALVGLTPTTAAVPGGWAALVPLLLLTAVAMVLAYRAAPAIPLSSLRHRARTAAGVAAALRTAELRSARMVLAQSDQRVHRARLRIPPPTRPWLAVPWRDLTALLRAPSRLGRAVFFSAPAMLLLPAAVAASGADRLLITACSVAFGYLAVAQLAEPARVEADDPRRAGWSPYPYGELMLRHAVVPALASVLLAVLGAAVAVLAGAGAAVWLAPVAALPLTAAAMVNACRGPSRQALMYSPTGMGSMGPFIFLAWYAAGPVTLVPALALVFGLGRGPSAPLAVSWCLVFAAVLLYWAYQRALTLSGRHRPKD; this is translated from the coding sequence GTGAGCGTCGCCGACGGAGGCGTCGCGCCGGAGTCCGCCGAGCCCGCCGAGGCCGAGTGGACGGACTGGACCGACGACACCATGGCCCTGCTGCGCGCCCTGCGCGCACCGCACCGCCGTTCGCGGGCGGGCCAGATCGGCTACACCGTCTACGTCGGCCTGATGATCGTCCTCGCCTGGGGCGGGATGTTCTCGATCGGGGCCTTCGCCAACGCCTCGATGGGCACCGACTACACCGCCCACGGCGCCCAACTGCTCGCCGCGCTCCCCTCCGGGGTGTGCGCGCTGAGCCTCGGCCTGATCCTGGTGGTGGCCAGGGACGCGCTGTGGCGCGGCCCGGTGGTCGCCCCGCGGGCCACCGTGGACTGGCTGCTGGCGCAGCCGATGCGTCCGGGGCCGGTGCTGCGTCCGTGGTTCTGGACCTCCTGCGCCGTCGCGCTGGTCCCCGGTCTGCTGGCGGCGGCCGCGTCCGGGGTGGCCCTGGGGCTGATGGACCGGACCGGCTTTCTGCCCGCCTTCGGCTGGGCGCTGATCGGCGGAGTGTGCGTGCCGCTGATCGCCACCTGCTGCGCCGTCGCGGTGGAGCGCTACGAGGCGGCGGCCCGCTTCGTCCGCAGGGCGACCCCGGTGGTCGCGGTGCTGGTGCTGCTGCTCGTCGTGCAGAGCGGCTTCGCCTGGAACGGGCACCGGTCCACGCTGCTGGAGCGGATCGAGATGTGGTCAGGACCCTGGGGCTGGCCCGCGCTGGTCGGCCTCACCCCCACCACCGCAGCGGTCCCCGGCGGCTGGGCGGCGCTGGTCCCGCTGCTGCTGCTGACCGCCGTCGCCATGGTGCTGGCCTACCGGGCCGCCCCGGCCATCCCGTTGAGCAGTCTGCGGCACCGGGCCAGGACCGCGGCCGGGGTCGCGGCGGCCCTGCGCACCGCCGAACTGCGTTCGGCCCGGATGGTGCTGGCCCAGTCCGACCAGCGGGTCCACCGGGCCAGGCTGCGGATCCCGCCGCCCACCCGGCCCTGGTTGGCCGTTCCCTGGCGTGACCTCACCGCCCTGCTGCGCGCGCCGTCACGGCTCGGTCGCGCGGTGTTCTTCTCGGCCCCGGCCATGCTGCTGCTGCCCGCGGCGGTGGCGGCGAGCGGCGCGGACCGGCTGCTGATCACCGCCTGCTCGGTGGCCTTCGGCTACCTGGCGGTGGCCCAACTCGCGGAACCGGCGCGGGTGGAGGCCGACGACCCGCGCCGGGCCGGCTGGTCGCCCTACCCGTACGGCGAGCTGATGCTGCGTCACGCGGTGGTCCCGGCGCTGGCGAGCGTGCTGCTGGCGGTGCTCGGCGCCGCGGTGGCCGTCCTCGCCGGAGCGGGCGCGGCGGTGTGGCTGGCGCCGGTCGCCGCCCTGCCGCTCACCGCGGCGGCGATGGTGAACGCCTGCCGCGGCCCCTCGCGGCAGGCGTTGATGTACTCGCCGACCGGGATGGGCAGCATGGGCCCGTTCATCTTCCTGGCCTGGTACGCCGCGGGGCCGGTCACCCTGGTCCCGGCCCTGGCCCTGGTGTTCGGCCTCGGCCGGGGGCCCAGCGCCCCGCTGGCCGTCAGTTGGTGCCTGGTCTTCGCCGCGGTCCTGCTCTACTGGGCCTACCAGCGGGCGCTCACGCTGTCGGGCCGGCACCGTCCCAAGGACTGA
- a CDS encoding ABC transporter ATP-binding protein, with protein sequence MAQAKKQSSRKAARPPLLALHQVSRRYGGRVALQPVSLNLAAGECVALVGHNGSGKSTMLRLAAGRDTPTSGTVKLDGVPMDENDPRVRARLAVVGDVSACYPDLTVREHLALVAVAHGVEEPLHWVDRALADRGLAEHAEALPGSLSSGQLQSLLLASALVRPRDLLILDEPEQRLDPGARQRLADLLKAELADGVAVLLATHHPDLAMHVADRVLLLEDGALLAQGTPEAVLPTAFPGAAAGGTR encoded by the coding sequence ATGGCTCAGGCGAAGAAGCAGAGCAGCAGAAAAGCCGCACGTCCGCCGCTGCTGGCGCTGCATCAGGTCAGTCGGCGGTACGGCGGCCGGGTCGCCCTGCAGCCGGTCAGCCTCAACCTCGCCGCCGGCGAGTGCGTCGCCCTGGTCGGCCACAACGGCTCGGGCAAGTCGACGATGCTGCGGCTGGCCGCCGGCCGGGACACCCCCACCAGCGGGACCGTGAAGCTGGACGGCGTCCCGATGGACGAGAACGACCCCCGGGTCCGCGCCAGGCTCGCGGTGGTCGGCGATGTCTCGGCCTGCTACCCCGATCTGACGGTGCGTGAGCACCTGGCCCTGGTGGCCGTGGCGCACGGGGTGGAGGAGCCGCTGCACTGGGTCGACCGGGCCCTCGCCGACCGCGGCCTGGCCGAGCACGCCGAGGCGCTGCCCGGTTCGCTCTCCTCCGGCCAGCTCCAGTCACTGCTGCTGGCCTCCGCCCTGGTCCGCCCGCGCGACCTGCTGATCCTGGACGAGCCCGAGCAGCGGCTCGACCCCGGCGCCCGGCAGCGGCTGGCCGACCTGCTCAAGGCCGAGCTCGCCGACGGGGTCGCCGTCCTGCTCGCCACCCACCACCCCGACCTGGCGATGCATGTCGCCGACCGGGTCCTGCTGCTGGAGGACGGGGCGCTGCTGGCCCAGGGCACTCCGGAGGCCGTCCTGCCGACGGCCTTCCCCGGCGCCGCCGCCGGGGGAACGCGGTGA
- the gltX gene encoding glutamate--tRNA ligase: protein MANTASELDPTVRVRFCPSPTGNPHVGLVRTALFNWAFARHNGGTLVFRIEDTDAARDSEDSYNQLLDAMRWLGFDWDEGPEVGGPHAPYRQSQRMDIYADVAAKLLESGRAYHCYCSTEELDARREAARAAGRPSGYDGHCRALSAEQIAAYQAEGRKPIVRFWMPDAPITFTDLVRGELTFTPENVPDYGIVRANGAPLYTLVNPVDDALMGITHVLRGEDLLSSTPRQIALYGALAELGIATGPTPQFGHLPYVMGEGNKKLSKRDPQASLNLYRERGFLPEGLLNYLALLGWSLAEDRDRFSMEEMVAAFDIAKVNANPARFDLKKAEAINAEHLRALAPAEFVRRLIPYLTAAGLFAAEGPTDAQLDLLIAAAPLTQERMVVLGEVVGMLGFLFVAPEDFALDPADAEKVLTPDAAPVLQASIDALEALEGFDPDDIQAALRAALVDGLGIKPKFAFTPLRVAVTGRRVSPPLFESMELLGREETLRRLRAALERTGS from the coding sequence GTGGCTAACACCGCAAGCGAGCTCGACCCCACCGTCCGGGTCCGCTTCTGTCCCTCCCCGACCGGCAACCCGCACGTCGGCCTGGTCCGCACCGCCCTGTTCAACTGGGCCTTCGCCCGGCACAACGGCGGCACCCTGGTGTTCCGGATCGAGGACACCGACGCGGCCCGCGACTCGGAGGACTCCTACAACCAGCTGCTGGACGCGATGCGCTGGCTGGGCTTCGACTGGGACGAGGGGCCCGAGGTCGGGGGGCCGCACGCGCCTTACCGGCAGTCGCAGCGGATGGACATCTACGCCGACGTTGCCGCCAAACTGCTGGAGTCCGGCCGCGCCTACCACTGCTACTGCTCCACCGAGGAGCTGGACGCCCGCCGCGAGGCCGCCCGCGCGGCCGGCCGGCCCTCCGGCTACGACGGCCACTGCCGCGCCCTGAGCGCCGAGCAGATCGCGGCGTACCAGGCGGAGGGGCGCAAGCCGATCGTCCGCTTTTGGATGCCCGACGCGCCGATCACCTTCACCGACCTGGTCCGCGGCGAGCTGACCTTCACCCCGGAGAACGTGCCGGACTACGGCATCGTCCGGGCCAACGGCGCGCCGCTCTACACCCTGGTCAACCCGGTGGACGACGCACTGATGGGGATCACCCACGTGCTGCGCGGCGAGGACCTGCTGTCCTCCACCCCCCGGCAGATCGCGCTCTACGGGGCGCTGGCCGAGCTGGGCATCGCCACCGGGCCGACGCCGCAGTTCGGGCACCTGCCGTACGTCATGGGCGAGGGCAACAAGAAGCTGTCCAAGCGCGACCCGCAGGCCTCGCTCAACCTCTACCGCGAGCGCGGCTTCCTGCCCGAGGGGCTGCTCAACTACCTGGCGCTGCTGGGCTGGTCGCTGGCCGAGGACCGGGACCGCTTCTCCATGGAGGAGATGGTCGCCGCCTTCGACATCGCCAAGGTGAACGCCAATCCGGCGCGGTTCGACCTCAAGAAGGCCGAGGCGATCAACGCCGAGCACCTGCGCGCCCTGGCGCCGGCCGAGTTCGTCCGGCGGCTGATCCCCTACCTCACCGCGGCCGGCCTGTTCGCCGCCGAGGGCCCGACCGACGCCCAGTTGGACCTGCTGATCGCGGCCGCCCCGCTGACCCAGGAGCGGATGGTCGTGCTCGGCGAGGTCGTCGGCATGCTCGGCTTCCTCTTCGTCGCCCCCGAGGACTTCGCCCTCGACCCGGCCGACGCCGAGAAGGTGCTCACCCCCGACGCCGCACCGGTGCTGCAGGCCAGCATCGACGCGCTGGAGGCGCTGGAGGGCTTCGACCCGGACGACATCCAGGCCGCCCTGCGCGCCGCCCTGGTCGACGGCCTGGGCATCAAGCCCAAGTTCGCCTTCACCCCGCTGCGGGTGGCCGTCACCGGCCGCCGGGTCTCGCCGCCGCTGTTCGAGTCGATGGAACTGCTGGGCCGGGAGGAGACCCTGCGCCGGCTGCGGGCCGCGCTGGAGCGCACCGGAAGCTGA
- a CDS encoding fumarylacetoacetate hydrolase family protein encodes MRIARFSSEGTVSFGVVEGDATRPEALTLHVLSGHPFGDLQPTGQVLPLKDVRLLPPMLPNKIVAVGRNYAAHAAELGNEVPEVPLTFFKPSTAVVGPTENIAYPPFSSDVQYEAELAVVIGRMCRDVPHERVPEVVFGYTCANDVTARDVQQREGQWARAKGFDTSCPLGPWIETDLDPADLAITCTVNGELRQAGRTSQMVRSVADLIVHITEAMTLLPGDVILTGTPAGVGPLNVGDEVAVSIEGIGTLTNKVIKRG; translated from the coding sequence GTGCGTATCGCCAGGTTTTCCAGTGAGGGGACCGTTTCCTTCGGTGTCGTCGAGGGGGACGCCACCCGACCGGAGGCGCTGACCCTGCATGTGCTCTCCGGCCACCCCTTCGGCGACCTGCAGCCCACCGGCCAGGTCCTGCCGCTCAAGGACGTGCGGCTGCTGCCCCCGATGCTCCCCAACAAGATCGTCGCGGTAGGGCGCAACTACGCCGCCCACGCGGCGGAGCTCGGCAACGAGGTCCCCGAGGTTCCGCTCACCTTCTTCAAGCCCTCGACCGCCGTGGTCGGCCCCACCGAGAACATCGCCTACCCGCCGTTCTCCTCCGACGTCCAGTACGAGGCCGAGCTGGCCGTGGTCATCGGCCGGATGTGCCGCGACGTGCCGCACGAGCGGGTGCCCGAGGTGGTCTTCGGCTACACCTGCGCCAACGACGTGACCGCGCGCGACGTCCAGCAGCGCGAGGGCCAGTGGGCCAGGGCCAAGGGCTTCGACACCTCCTGCCCGCTCGGCCCCTGGATCGAGACCGACCTCGACCCGGCCGACCTGGCGATCACCTGCACCGTCAACGGGGAGCTGCGCCAGGCCGGCCGCACCTCGCAGATGGTGCGCTCGGTGGCGGACCTCATCGTCCACATCACCGAGGCGATGACGCTGCTCCCCGGCGACGTCATCCTCACCGGCACCCCGGCGGGTGTCGGCCCCCTGAACGTCGGCGACGAGGTCGCCGTCTCCATCGAAGGCATCGGCACTCTCACCAACAAGGTGATCAAGCGTGGCTAA